A region from the Flavobacterium enshiense genome encodes:
- a CDS encoding SdiA-regulated domain-containing protein yields the protein MNRFFKLFLVCLFVSSCESQTTRRPNNVFKIQNNISAPTDSSRSVIPYSLSKPNKKYHLPAILEEVSGLTDIDSAHVACVQDEIGTVFIYNFLVDSIIARHKFDSVGDFEGLTFTGKSLFILRSDGRLTEWKNFNPKTGSGKVSHTMLPLQTTNNEGLCFDNRKNRLLIAAKSKPMNHDYKSERFIYEFDLIKNKLNKNPVYSINTIELEAAAREFSIVQQNNTETGKLRPFNFRPSSLAVHPQTSDIYIISAADKLLLVINEQGEIRNMERLNDDLFAKAEGITFLKDGTMIITNEAAGRVPTLLIFKPTK from the coding sequence ATGAACAGATTTTTTAAGCTATTTTTGGTTTGTTTATTTGTTTCCAGTTGTGAATCGCAGACAACCAGAAGACCAAATAACGTTTTTAAAATTCAGAATAATATTTCGGCTCCAACAGACAGTTCCCGTTCTGTGATACCGTACAGCCTTAGTAAACCAAACAAAAAATATCATTTACCTGCTATTCTCGAAGAAGTGTCGGGATTAACAGATATTGATTCGGCTCACGTAGCTTGCGTTCAAGATGAGATTGGAACGGTGTTTATTTATAATTTTCTGGTTGATTCTATTATAGCCAGACATAAATTTGACAGTGTTGGCGATTTTGAGGGGCTGACTTTCACCGGTAAATCACTCTTTATCCTGAGGAGTGACGGAAGGTTGACGGAATGGAAAAATTTTAACCCAAAAACGGGGTCGGGAAAAGTCTCTCATACTATGCTGCCACTTCAAACGACAAATAATGAAGGACTTTGCTTTGACAACAGAAAAAACCGACTCCTTATTGCAGCAAAAAGCAAACCAATGAATCATGACTATAAATCGGAAAGATTTATTTATGAGTTTGATTTGATCAAAAACAAATTAAATAAAAATCCTGTTTATAGTATAAATACAATTGAACTGGAGGCTGCTGCTAGAGAATTCAGTATCGTTCAGCAAAACAATACGGAGACAGGAAAACTAAGGCCTTTTAATTTCCGGCCCTCAAGTCTGGCTGTCCACCCGCAAACTTCAGATATTTATATTATATCAGCAGCGGATAAGTTACTATTGGTGATAAATGAGCAAGGTGAAATACGTAATATGGAACGTCTCAATGACGATTTATTTGCTAAAGCGGAAGGAATAACTTTTTTGAAGGATGGCACAATGATAATTACAAATGAAGCTGCAGGAAGAGTACCTACGTTGTTAATATTCAAGCCGACAAAATGA
- a CDS encoding YegP family protein — MGSFLITKRANGEFQFVLKAGNGQVILASEGYTTKAACENGIESVKKNSQDDGRFERLESKNGKPYFNLKASNGQIIGNSEMYESESARENGIESVKKNAPDAAVKEEL; from the coding sequence ATGGGTTCATTTTTAATTACAAAAAGAGCAAATGGCGAGTTTCAATTTGTTTTAAAAGCAGGAAATGGTCAGGTTATTTTGGCTAGTGAAGGGTATACAACAAAAGCGGCCTGCGAAAACGGTATCGAATCGGTTAAGAAAAATTCTCAGGATGATGGCCGATTTGAGAGATTGGAATCAAAAAACGGAAAGCCTTATTTTAATCTGAAAGCATCAAACGGACAAATCATTGGAAACAGTGAAATGTATGAATCAGAATCAGCTCGTGAAAATGGCATCGAATCGGTTAAGAAAAATGCACCCGACGCTGCTGTAAAAGAAGAATTGTAG